From Candidatus Brocadiaceae bacterium, the proteins below share one genomic window:
- a CDS encoding efflux transporter outer membrane subunit translates to MRSHNDTKPMLYGMARAISVMVFPLAVLLALSGCTVGPDFMKPEAKIQENWSEKDDPRIKTQTEADNRWWKAFNDPTLDQLIQLAYQQNLPLQITGLRILETRARLGIAIGRQYPQQQEVFGSATREGISDNAANSSFRDQNFQDYQFGFDAVWELDFWGKFRRDVQAAHASLIASEADYDDALVSLTAEVARTYTVIRTFEVRIELTTENAKLQEEGLEIAESRFRNGVVTELDVAQARSLLESTRASIPQLQSGLRQAQNALSTLLGQPPGAIQALLEEHKGIPEAPAEVAISVPAELLRRRPDIRSAELSAAAQCARIGIAKADLYPRFSLFGQIGFQGSSQGGLQSGHSHSDNIFDSDSFFYSFGPTVQWPFFNYGRIENNVRVQDARFQQLIVNYQNTVLRAAQESEDALIGFLKAQEATAFTQNSVNAVRRSVEIALVQYREGAVDYQRVLDTQRALLQEEIRLTDTRSSVATNLIALYKALGGGWELRQGQSVIAESTQAEMQKRTDWGRMLPPPSPKPENLKPLPARDVPVFKKPYW, encoded by the coding sequence ATGCGCAGCCATAACGATACAAAGCCAATGCTGTACGGAATGGCCCGGGCCATTTCCGTTATGGTTTTTCCGCTGGCCGTGTTGCTGGCGCTGAGCGGGTGTACGGTGGGTCCCGACTTCATGAAACCAGAAGCCAAAATTCAGGAAAACTGGAGCGAGAAAGATGACCCACGGATCAAAACCCAGACAGAAGCTGACAACCGGTGGTGGAAGGCATTTAATGACCCGACACTCGATCAATTAATCCAGCTCGCCTACCAGCAAAACCTGCCATTGCAGATCACCGGCCTGAGAATTCTGGAAACCCGCGCCCGCTTAGGCATCGCCATCGGCCGGCAGTATCCCCAGCAGCAGGAGGTATTCGGCAGCGCAACCAGGGAAGGTATCAGTGATAACGCGGCCAATAGTTCCTTTCGGGACCAAAATTTTCAGGATTATCAGTTTGGCTTTGATGCGGTCTGGGAATTGGATTTCTGGGGCAAGTTCCGGCGGGACGTGCAGGCAGCCCACGCCAGCCTGATTGCGTCGGAGGCCGACTATGACGACGCACTTGTCTCGCTCACCGCAGAAGTCGCCCGCACCTATACGGTGATCCGAACCTTTGAGGTGCGCATAGAACTCACCACTGAAAACGCCAAACTTCAGGAGGAGGGACTCGAGATAGCCGAGTCTCGTTTCCGCAATGGAGTTGTCACGGAACTTGATGTGGCCCAGGCCCGCTCGTTATTGGAAAGTACCCGGGCTTCCATACCCCAGCTACAGAGCGGATTGCGGCAGGCGCAAAACGCCCTGAGCACGTTGTTAGGGCAACCGCCGGGCGCCATCCAGGCATTACTGGAGGAACACAAAGGGATTCCGGAGGCGCCTGCAGAAGTGGCAATCAGCGTACCGGCTGAATTACTGCGCCGACGCCCGGATATCCGCAGTGCCGAGCTTTCTGCCGCTGCACAGTGTGCCCGCATAGGGATTGCCAAAGCGGATCTCTATCCCCGTTTTTCGCTTTTTGGCCAGATCGGGTTTCAAGGCAGCAGCCAGGGTGGGCTGCAGTCCGGCCATTCGCACTCTGACAATATCTTTGACTCAGACAGCTTCTTTTATTCCTTTGGTCCAACCGTTCAGTGGCCCTTTTTCAATTACGGCCGTATCGAGAACAATGTGCGCGTGCAGGACGCGCGATTTCAGCAATTGATCGTCAACTACCAAAACACCGTGCTCAGGGCAGCTCAGGAATCGGAAGACGCCCTGATTGGCTTTCTCAAGGCCCAGGAAGCCACCGCTTTTACCCAAAACTCCGTAAATGCTGTCCGGCGGTCTGTGGAGATAGCGCTGGTGCAATATCGGGAAGGCGCCGTTGACTATCAGCGCGTGTTAGATACGCAACGCGCTTTATTGCAGGAGGAAATTCGTTTGACTGATACGCGCTCATCCGTTGCCACGAATCTGATTGCCCTTTACAAGGCACTGGGCGGAGGCTGGGAGTTGCGCCAGGGCCAATCAGTCATAGCAGAAAGCACGCAGGCCGAAATGCAAAAACGGACCGACTGGGGTCGTATGTTACCGCCGCCGTCGCCGAAGCCTGAGAATCTGAAACCCCTGCCAGCCCGGGACGTACCGGTTTTCAAAAAACCCTACTGGTAA
- a CDS encoding efflux RND transporter periplasmic adaptor subunit — MAKIISKKSLMWILPVVVVAGAAFFGYQYWKAKKFALPEGIASGNGRLESKLVDVAAKEPLRVREILVDEGDLVKPGQVLVKLDTITLDAELAEAMANVAATQERLAIANAAIIRRKSEIELARIEVERTRKLVEERAGTQREHDVRTTVLQTTTAALAEEEARLKTAGQEVEVAQAKVATIQTRIDDATLKSPVHGRVLYRLAEVGEVLAPGGKALTLVNLKDIYMEIFLPSHQAAKLKIGAEGRITLDHAPGIAVPGYVSFVSPEAQFTPKQVETRSEREKLMFRVKIQLPEELAASYIEYVKTGVRGVGYVKVEEYAAWPHWLQNLIPLSPQKLYGKTPLHERTGEAP; from the coding sequence ATGGCCAAAATTATTTCCAAAAAATCTCTGATGTGGATCCTTCCGGTAGTCGTTGTCGCGGGTGCAGCGTTCTTCGGCTATCAGTACTGGAAGGCAAAGAAATTTGCGCTGCCGGAGGGGATCGCCTCGGGTAACGGCCGACTCGAGAGCAAGCTGGTCGATGTGGCCGCCAAGGAACCGCTCAGGGTCAGGGAAATCCTTGTCGACGAAGGAGATCTTGTCAAACCGGGTCAGGTGCTGGTAAAGCTGGACACGATAACACTGGATGCCGAACTGGCCGAGGCTATGGCAAACGTCGCTGCCACGCAGGAACGCCTTGCAATCGCCAACGCCGCCATTATCAGGCGGAAAAGCGAGATAGAACTTGCCAGGATTGAGGTAGAACGCACCCGAAAACTCGTTGAAGAACGCGCCGGCACGCAGCGGGAGCATGATGTCCGTACTACGGTATTGCAGACAACCACGGCCGCGCTCGCGGAAGAGGAAGCAAGGCTGAAAACCGCCGGGCAGGAGGTCGAAGTAGCGCAGGCGAAAGTAGCGACGATCCAGACCCGCATCGACGATGCGACGCTTAAATCTCCGGTCCACGGAAGAGTGCTTTATCGCCTGGCCGAAGTTGGCGAGGTCCTGGCTCCCGGAGGAAAGGCACTGACGTTAGTAAACCTGAAGGACATTTATATGGAGATATTCCTCCCTTCACACCAGGCCGCCAAACTGAAGATTGGCGCAGAAGGGAGGATTACCCTTGATCATGCCCCCGGTATTGCGGTCCCCGGATATGTAAGCTTCGTGTCTCCGGAAGCGCAATTCACTCCCAAACAGGTCGAGACACGCAGCGAGCGTGAGAAGCTGATGTTCCGCGTCAAGATCCAGTTGCCTGAAGAGCTGGCCGCTTCTTACATCGAGTACGTCAAGACGGGCGTCCGGGGCGTCGGGTATGTCAAGGTGGAAGAATATGCCGCCTGGCCACACTGGCTGCAGAATCTCATACCGTTGTCACCACAGAAGTTGTACGGTAAAACACCCTTGCATGAACGAACCGGGGAGGCACCCTGA
- a CDS encoding glycogen/starch/alpha-glucan phosphorylase has translation MSAKSKVASTVVPAGQVARSELLKQYGCGPVQFAGTDEGLYERHLIFDNVIDLKVTGARERFEAFARSVRDVLSQRWIRTEDTYGRVNPKRIYYLSMEFLIGRSLANNVTNLLLDDLAKQAAEQKHIDLLELLEQEPDAGLGNGGLGRLAACFLDSMATMQLPGMGYGLRYEYGIFRQSIKDGWQHEQPDNWLRRPDPWEVARLQDMVEVRLNCSFEIHGGSLRAIAGRPSSLLGIPFDRPVAGYGGKTINTLRLWAAAAPDYFDFQRFSSGDFVGALAETLTAESLTRVLYPDDTTSMGQGLRFIQEYFLVACSLADLVRRFRRSNADWNTLPEKVAIQLNDTHPSMAVPELMRILLDEAHLGWDDAWNITQRTLAYTNHTLLPEALEKWPLVWFERLFPRLLEIILEINRRLLDDIRAQYTGDEGRVTRMSLIEEGAMRKIRMANLAIAGSHSTNGVAAIHSGLLRTITVKDFAEMFPERFNNKTNGVTPRRWMLLANPTLANTITGAIGNGWITDFAQVNKLKPLAEDKDFRKSFLMAKRAAKVQFADWLKSVSDQTVDPDSIFDCQVKRIHEYKRQLLNALRIVVLYNRLRANPGLEMQPRTFFFAGKAAPAYHLAKVIIKFINNLAGAIDGDPATHGRLKVLFLPDYCISLAERLIPASDVSNQISTAGYEASGTGNMKFMMNGALTIGTRDGATIEMAEEAGEENFFLFGLTAQQVADSRGWYNPHWHYDNDAETRAALDLIFSDHFSRYEPDVFAPLRDTLLTRGDHYMHLADLKSYLEADQQLCDLYADQHGWARKAILNVAGSGKFSSDRTIAEYAADIWKAKPCPVP, from the coding sequence ATGAGCGCTAAAAGTAAGGTAGCGTCAACTGTGGTACCGGCGGGGCAGGTTGCCAGGTCGGAACTCCTCAAACAATACGGGTGCGGTCCGGTGCAGTTTGCCGGAACAGATGAAGGATTATACGAACGGCACCTCATTTTTGACAACGTTATCGATCTGAAAGTGACCGGCGCACGTGAGCGTTTTGAGGCCTTTGCCCGTTCGGTGCGGGATGTCCTTTCGCAGCGATGGATACGCACGGAGGATACGTATGGTCGTGTAAATCCGAAGCGTATTTATTATCTTTCCATGGAGTTTCTCATTGGCCGTTCTCTGGCTAACAATGTTACGAATCTTCTCCTTGATGATCTTGCCAAACAAGCCGCTGAGCAGAAGCATATTGATTTGCTTGAATTACTCGAACAGGAACCTGACGCAGGTCTGGGGAACGGAGGCCTTGGACGTCTGGCGGCGTGTTTCCTTGATTCGATGGCCACGATGCAGCTGCCAGGCATGGGTTACGGCCTTCGTTATGAGTATGGCATCTTCAGGCAGTCTATTAAGGATGGCTGGCAGCACGAACAACCGGATAACTGGCTTCGCCGGCCCGACCCATGGGAAGTCGCCCGGCTGCAGGATATGGTTGAGGTCAGGCTGAACTGCTCATTTGAAATACACGGCGGCTCTCTGCGCGCGATTGCCGGCCGGCCTTCCAGTCTGCTCGGCATCCCGTTTGACCGCCCTGTTGCAGGGTATGGCGGCAAGACGATTAATACGCTACGGCTCTGGGCCGCTGCCGCCCCGGATTATTTTGATTTTCAAAGATTCAGCAGCGGAGACTTTGTCGGCGCTTTGGCTGAGACGCTAACGGCAGAATCGCTCACACGGGTACTCTATCCCGACGACACCACCAGTATGGGACAGGGGTTGCGTTTTATCCAGGAGTATTTTCTTGTTGCCTGCTCGCTGGCCGATCTTGTGCGCCGATTCCGGCGCAGCAATGCCGATTGGAATACGCTTCCTGAGAAAGTTGCCATACAGCTTAACGACACCCATCCCTCGATGGCGGTACCTGAGTTGATGCGTATTCTGCTTGATGAAGCGCATCTCGGATGGGACGATGCATGGAATATTACCCAAAGGACTTTGGCGTATACGAACCACACGCTGTTGCCGGAAGCCCTTGAAAAATGGCCGCTCGTGTGGTTTGAAAGGTTGTTTCCGCGCCTGTTGGAAATCATTCTTGAAATCAATCGCCGCCTGCTCGATGACATTCGCGCTCAATATACCGGCGATGAGGGACGTGTCACCCGTATGAGCCTTATCGAGGAAGGCGCCATGCGCAAAATCCGCATGGCCAATCTGGCCATAGCCGGCTCGCATAGCACCAACGGTGTAGCCGCAATTCACTCAGGGCTTTTACGCACGATAACGGTCAAGGATTTTGCCGAAATGTTTCCGGAGCGTTTCAACAACAAGACCAACGGCGTTACGCCGAGGAGGTGGATGCTGCTTGCTAATCCAACGCTGGCCAATACAATTACCGGGGCTATCGGTAACGGCTGGATCACAGATTTTGCTCAGGTGAACAAGCTCAAACCGCTTGCCGAAGATAAAGATTTCCGTAAATCATTCCTGATGGCGAAACGTGCGGCCAAGGTACAGTTTGCCGACTGGCTTAAATCTGTCAGCGATCAGACGGTGGACCCGGACAGCATTTTTGATTGCCAGGTCAAGCGTATCCACGAATACAAACGACAATTACTCAATGCGCTGCGCATTGTGGTGCTTTACAACAGGTTGCGGGCAAATCCTGGTTTGGAAATGCAACCAAGAACGTTTTTCTTCGCCGGCAAGGCGGCGCCTGCCTACCACCTGGCAAAGGTCATTATCAAGTTCATTAACAATCTTGCCGGCGCCATTGATGGCGACCCTGCAACGCACGGACGACTCAAAGTCCTGTTCCTGCCGGATTATTGCATTTCACTTGCGGAGAGACTCATACCTGCCAGCGATGTTTCTAACCAAATCTCGACGGCAGGTTATGAAGCCAGCGGCACGGGCAACATGAAGTTTATGATGAACGGCGCGCTGACCATCGGCACTCGTGACGGCGCAACTATCGAAATGGCAGAAGAAGCGGGCGAGGAAAACTTTTTCCTGTTTGGACTGACCGCCCAACAGGTAGCCGACAGCCGCGGCTGGTACAATCCGCACTGGCATTATGATAACGATGCAGAGACGCGCGCGGCGCTGGACTTGATTTTCTCCGACCATTTCAGCCGGTATGAGCCGGACGTTTTTGCGCCGCTGCGCGATACCCTTTTGACCCGGGGTGACCATTATATGCATCTGGCGGACCTCAAGTCCTATCTTGAGGCAGATCAACAACTATGCGATCTGTACGCGGATCAGCATGGATGGGCGCGCAAGGCTATTCTGAATGTGGCTGGTTCAGGAAAATTTTCAAGTGACCGCACGATTGCGGAGTATGCTGCCGATATCTGGAAAGCGAAGCCGTGCCCGGTACCATAG
- the fba gene encoding class II fructose-1,6-bisphosphate aldolase: MALVSSKKMFQMAYKNSYAIGAFNVNNMEIIQGIMAAVREEKAPVILQISKGAREYASISYLRAVIDIAVKENLDIPVCMHLDHGDTFELCKQCIDDGYTSVMIDASHLPFEENVMLTKKVVEYAHARGVVVEAELGQLGGIEEHVVGISADDVLKHLTDPNQAVEFVEKTGCDSLAIACGTSHGAYKFKTEPKIAFDVIEAVGKKLPGFPLVMHGASSVLPEFKELINKYGGKMPDAMGVPESAISRAAKMAVCKVNIDTDLRMAMTAKIRQVFAEKPGEFDPRKYLGPAREAIKGMVRHKLSVLGCAGKAAECS, encoded by the coding sequence ATGGCACTTGTTTCATCAAAGAAAATGTTTCAGATGGCTTACAAGAACAGTTACGCCATTGGCGCGTTCAATGTCAACAATATGGAGATTATTCAGGGCATCATGGCGGCCGTCAGGGAAGAAAAGGCGCCGGTTATTCTCCAGATTTCAAAGGGGGCGCGTGAATATGCCAGCATAAGTTATCTGAGGGCGGTTATTGATATCGCTGTGAAGGAAAACCTTGATATTCCTGTCTGCATGCACCTTGACCATGGCGACACCTTTGAGCTGTGCAAGCAGTGTATTGATGACGGTTATACTTCCGTCATGATCGACGCCTCCCATTTACCTTTTGAGGAGAATGTCATGCTTACCAAAAAAGTCGTTGAATATGCCCACGCCCGCGGAGTAGTCGTTGAGGCCGAATTAGGTCAGCTCGGCGGTATTGAAGAGCATGTTGTAGGCATAAGCGCTGATGATGTATTGAAGCACCTGACCGACCCAAACCAGGCTGTCGAGTTTGTTGAAAAGACGGGCTGCGATTCGCTTGCCATTGCCTGCGGTACCAGTCACGGCGCGTACAAGTTCAAAACCGAACCTAAAATCGCCTTCGACGTAATTGAGGCTGTGGGCAAAAAGCTTCCCGGTTTTCCGCTGGTGATGCACGGGGCAAGCAGTGTTCTCCCTGAATTCAAGGAATTGATCAACAAGTATGGGGGCAAGATGCCTGACGCGATGGGTGTGCCTGAGAGCGCTATCTCCAGGGCAGCAAAAATGGCGGTCTGTAAGGTCAACATTGATACAGACCTGCGTATGGCGATGACTGCCAAAATACGGCAGGTTTTTGCCGAAAAACCCGGAGAGTTTGATCCCCGCAAGTATCTTGGACCTGCCAGAGAGGCTATCAAGGGTATGGTAAGGCATAAACTCTCTGTTTTGGGCTGTGCAGGAAAAGCCGCTGAGTGCTCTTAA
- a CDS encoding histidine phosphatase family protein produces MSEELPVIYLARHGETAWSLTGQYTGLTDLPLTERGERNARRLGERLKGITLARVFTSPLQRAVRTCELAGFGAVAETDQDLVEWNYGEYEGHLSSKIHAQHPDWQLFRDGCPEGESPAQVTVRADRVIGRARKVNGNVLIFSSGHFIRVLAVRWLGLEPSVSCANFMLSTTSLSALGYKHDLSHPVIQLWNGDHHVGT; encoded by the coding sequence ATGAGCGAAGAGCTTCCGGTCATTTATCTCGCGAGACATGGTGAGACGGCCTGGAGCCTGACGGGGCAGTATACGGGTCTTACCGATTTGCCATTGACCGAGCGCGGCGAACGGAATGCGCGCCGGCTTGGGGAACGGCTGAAAGGTATAACTTTAGCCAGGGTGTTTACCAGCCCGCTGCAGAGAGCTGTGCGGACATGTGAACTGGCCGGTTTTGGGGCCGTGGCGGAGACCGATCAGGACCTTGTCGAATGGAACTATGGCGAATATGAAGGTCACCTCTCTAGCAAGATACATGCCCAACACCCGGATTGGCAGCTCTTCCGTGACGGCTGTCCCGAAGGAGAATCACCGGCTCAGGTTACCGTGCGGGCTGATCGGGTAATAGGCAGAGCGCGCAAGGTTAACGGGAATGTGCTGATTTTTTCGAGCGGGCATTTTATCAGAGTTCTTGCGGTCCGCTGGCTCGGACTTGAGCCATCGGTTTCCTGTGCGAATTTCATGCTCAGCACCACGAGCCTGAGCGCACTGGGGTATAAACATGATCTTTCACATCCGGTGATTCAGCTGTGGAATGGTGATCATCACGTCGGTACGTGA
- a CDS encoding phosphoketolase family protein has translation MATGVTNEKTDSAGSAGRLSREELLKMDAYWRACNYLAAGMIYLQANPLLREPLRAEHIKQRLLGHWGASPGLSFSYIHLNRLINKYDLDAIFLAGPGHGAPGVLAPVYLEGTYSEVYPNKGEDTEGMCEFFRKFSFPGGIGSHCTPETPGSIHEGGELGYSVSHAFGAAFDNPDLLVAVVVGDGESETGPLATSWHSNKYINPIRDGAVLPILHLNGYKINNPTLLSRISHEELENLFKGYGWIPHFVEGSEPVEMHQKMAATLEDCVLEIRRIQQEARSSGKPDRARWPMIVLRSPKGWTGPKEVGGHKVEGFWRAHQVPLSGVHDNPAHLKQLEEWMRSYRPEELFDARGRLIPELKALAPKGNRRMSANPHANGGLLRKPLRMPDFRNYAFRVGKPGQGTAENTRPLGCFLRDIMRQNMTNFRVFSPDENTSNKLDEIYEVSKKLWLADYLPEDADGGQLAPDGRVLEMLSEHTLEGWLEGYLLSGRHGFFSTYEAFAHVIDSMFNQHSKWLAICRQLPWRSPVSSLNLLITSTVWRQDHNGFTHQDPGFLDVVCNKSPDVCRIYLPPDVNCLLSIADHCLRSTNYINVIVCDKQKHLQYMNMDEAIAHCTKGISLWRKASNDEGSEPDVVMASAGDIPTKEALAAVVLLREHFPHLKIRFVNVVDLFKLTPSTEHPHGLSDRDFDSLFTVDKPVIFSFHGYPWLIHRLTYRRTNHRNLHVRGYKEKGNINTPLDLAIQNQIDRFSLAIDVIDRVPALHVAGAHVKEKLRNMQIECQNYAYEYGIDKPEIDQWKWPF, from the coding sequence ATGGCAACTGGAGTGACCAATGAGAAAACAGATTCAGCAGGGTCTGCCGGCAGGCTGTCACGTGAAGAACTTCTCAAGATGGATGCTTACTGGCGTGCCTGCAATTATCTGGCAGCGGGCATGATATACCTGCAGGCAAATCCGTTGCTGCGTGAGCCACTCAGGGCGGAACACATCAAGCAGCGCCTGCTGGGGCACTGGGGCGCAAGTCCCGGCCTGAGCTTCAGCTACATCCATCTGAATCGTCTGATTAACAAGTATGATCTTGATGCCATCTTCCTTGCCGGTCCAGGGCACGGCGCGCCCGGTGTCCTTGCGCCGGTGTATCTGGAAGGGACGTACTCGGAGGTATATCCGAACAAGGGAGAGGACACGGAAGGTATGTGTGAATTTTTCAGGAAGTTTTCCTTCCCCGGGGGTATCGGCAGTCACTGTACGCCGGAGACGCCCGGATCCATCCACGAAGGGGGAGAACTGGGCTACAGCGTTTCCCATGCCTTTGGAGCGGCTTTCGATAATCCCGACCTGCTGGTAGCAGTTGTGGTCGGTGACGGTGAATCGGAAACGGGGCCGCTGGCCACCTCGTGGCATTCAAACAAGTATATTAACCCGATCCGCGATGGCGCCGTGCTGCCAATCCTCCACCTCAACGGTTACAAAATCAACAACCCCACGCTGCTGTCCCGTATTTCTCACGAGGAGCTTGAAAACCTCTTCAAGGGCTACGGTTGGATACCGCATTTTGTGGAAGGCAGCGAACCTGTGGAGATGCATCAGAAGATGGCTGCGACCCTGGAGGATTGCGTTCTGGAGATCCGGCGCATACAGCAGGAGGCGCGCAGCAGCGGCAAGCCGGACAGGGCACGATGGCCTATGATTGTGCTGCGCAGCCCCAAGGGCTGGACAGGTCCCAAAGAAGTGGGCGGCCACAAGGTCGAAGGTTTCTGGCGGGCCCATCAGGTACCGTTGTCGGGTGTGCATGACAACCCGGCACATCTGAAACAGCTGGAAGAATGGATGCGCAGCTACAGGCCTGAAGAATTGTTTGATGCGCGCGGAAGGTTGATTCCGGAATTGAAGGCGCTGGCGCCAAAAGGCAATCGTCGCATGAGCGCAAATCCTCACGCCAATGGCGGCCTGCTGCGAAAACCTTTACGAATGCCGGACTTCCGTAACTACGCTTTCAGAGTGGGCAAACCGGGACAAGGCACGGCGGAGAATACCCGACCCCTTGGCTGCTTTCTGCGTGATATCATGCGTCAGAATATGACAAATTTCCGCGTCTTCAGCCCCGACGAAAACACATCGAACAAGCTCGATGAAATCTATGAAGTCAGCAAGAAGTTGTGGCTGGCCGATTATCTGCCGGAGGATGCCGACGGCGGGCAACTAGCGCCGGACGGCCGTGTTCTGGAGATGCTCTCGGAGCACACCCTGGAAGGCTGGCTGGAAGGGTATCTCCTCTCGGGTCGCCATGGCTTTTTCTCCACCTACGAGGCCTTTGCGCATGTCATCGACTCGATGTTCAACCAACATTCCAAATGGCTTGCTATCTGCCGCCAGTTGCCGTGGCGTTCACCGGTATCTTCCCTCAACCTGCTTATCACCTCCACGGTGTGGCGCCAGGATCATAATGGTTTTACGCACCAAGATCCGGGTTTCCTGGACGTGGTCTGCAACAAAAGTCCCGATGTATGCCGCATTTATCTGCCGCCGGATGTGAACTGCCTGCTCAGCATTGCCGACCACTGCCTCCGAAGCACCAACTACATTAACGTCATCGTCTGCGATAAACAGAAGCATCTTCAATACATGAACATGGACGAGGCCATCGCGCACTGCACCAAGGGTATAAGCCTGTGGCGGAAGGCAAGTAATGATGAAGGTTCAGAACCCGATGTGGTGATGGCCTCTGCAGGCGATATCCCAACCAAAGAAGCCCTGGCAGCGGTTGTACTGCTGCGTGAACATTTTCCCCACCTCAAGATACGCTTTGTGAACGTAGTGGACCTGTTTAAACTCACCCCGTCCACCGAACATCCGCACGGCCTCTCTGACAGGGACTTTGACAGTCTGTTCACGGTTGACAAGCCTGTTATCTTCAGCTTCCACGGATATCCGTGGCTGATTCACCGCCTTACCTACCGTCGCACCAATCACAGGAACCTCCATGTGCGCGGTTACAAGGAGAAGGGAAACATTAATACCCCGCTCGATCTGGCCATACAGAACCAGATCGACCGGTTTAGTCTGGCCATCGACGTAATTGACCGTGTGCCGGCGCTGCACGTCGCTGGCGCCCATGTCAAAGAAAAGTTGCGCAACATGCAGATAGAGTGCCAGAACTACGCCTATGAGTACGGCATAGATAAACCGGAAATCGACCAGTGGAAGTGGCCGTTTTGA
- the pgi gene encoding glucose-6-phosphate isomerase — translation MTTHIKPLTKRAAWKALDAHYKKLQSLHLRTLFTDDPKRGERMTADTAGIYLDYSKNRITDETVKLLVQLAEESGLRERIDAMFRGEKINITENRAVLHVALRAPRETSILVDGKNVMPQVHAVLNKMADFSHRVRQGTWKGHTGKSIRNIINIGIGGSDLGPVMAYEALRHYSDRRMTFRFVSNIDGTDFAEAVKDLDSEQTLFIVSSKTFTTLETMTNAHTARAWLLKGLGGDETSVAKHFVAVSTNETEVAKFGIDTANMFGFWDWVGGRYSMDSAIGLSTMIAIGPDNFSAMLDGFHQMDEHFRITPFDRNLPVLMALLTIWYTGFFDAHTLAVLPYEQHLKRFPAYLQQLTMESNGKYITLDGIKVDYQTSPVYWGEPGTNGQHSFYQLIHQGTRLIPCDFIAFDTSLNPLGRHHDMLMANVFAQAEALAFGKTAEQVKAEGTPDWLVPHRVFEGNRPSNIIMADRLTPEILGKLVALYEHCVFTQGVIWQINSFDQWGVELGKALAQRIISELESKSEPELTHDSSTNNLIRRYRRNKS, via the coding sequence ATGACAACACACATTAAACCGCTTACAAAACGTGCGGCATGGAAAGCCCTTGACGCTCACTACAAAAAACTTCAATCGCTGCATCTTCGCACGCTTTTTACCGATGACCCAAAACGAGGCGAGCGTATGACTGCCGATACAGCAGGCATTTACCTGGATTACTCGAAAAATCGCATTACCGATGAAACCGTCAAACTCCTTGTTCAATTGGCTGAGGAATCCGGACTGCGAGAGCGAATCGACGCTATGTTTCGTGGAGAGAAGATAAACATCACGGAGAACCGCGCCGTTTTGCATGTGGCACTGCGGGCCCCACGAGAAACGTCTATTCTTGTAGATGGCAAAAATGTGATGCCTCAGGTCCACGCCGTACTCAACAAGATGGCTGACTTTTCCCACCGCGTCCGGCAAGGGACGTGGAAAGGCCATACGGGTAAATCCATACGCAACATCATCAATATCGGCATCGGGGGTTCTGACCTTGGGCCGGTAATGGCCTACGAGGCACTCAGGCATTACAGCGACCGCCGCATGACGTTCCGGTTTGTTTCAAACATCGACGGCACTGATTTCGCGGAAGCAGTTAAGGACCTCGATTCTGAACAGACTCTTTTTATCGTTTCTTCAAAAACATTTACTACATTAGAGACCATGACGAATGCTCATACCGCCCGTGCTTGGTTGCTGAAAGGGCTTGGTGGAGACGAAACGTCCGTAGCGAAACACTTTGTCGCTGTTTCGACGAACGAGACCGAAGTGGCGAAGTTTGGCATCGATACCGCCAATATGTTCGGATTCTGGGATTGGGTCGGCGGGCGGTATTCTATGGACTCTGCGATCGGCCTTTCGACAATGATTGCCATCGGTCCGGACAACTTCAGCGCGATGCTGGACGGATTCCATCAGATGGATGAGCATTTTCGTATCACTCCGTTTGACCGCAACCTGCCTGTGCTTATGGCTTTGTTGACCATCTGGTATACCGGTTTTTTTGATGCCCATACTCTTGCAGTTTTACCTTACGAACAGCACCTCAAGCGTTTTCCGGCATATCTTCAACAGTTGACCATGGAGAGTAATGGCAAATATATTACACTTGATGGAATCAAGGTTGACTATCAGACCAGCCCGGTCTACTGGGGCGAACCGGGCACCAACGGCCAGCACTCTTTCTATCAGCTGATTCATCAGGGGACACGCCTCATTCCCTGTGATTTCATAGCATTCGACACATCACTCAACCCTCTTGGCCGGCACCACGATATGTTGATGGCGAATGTTTTTGCCCAGGCCGAGGCGCTGGCCTTCGGCAAGACGGCTGAACAGGTAAAGGCTGAGGGAACACCGGACTGGCTCGTGCCGCATCGGGTTTTTGAGGGCAATCGGCCGTCGAATATCATCATGGCAGACCGGCTCACGCCAGAAATACTCGGCAAACTCGTTGCCCTCTATGAGCATTGCGTCTTCACCCAGGGTGTTATCTGGCAGATTAACTCATTCGACCAGTGGGGCGTTGAACTGGGCAAGGCGCTGGCTCAACGCATCATTTCTGAACTTGAGAGTAAATCGGAGCCTGAGCTTACTCATGACAGTTCGACAAACAATCTGATACGTCGGTATCGCAGGAACAAATCATGA